A genomic segment from Opitutaceae bacterium encodes:
- a CDS encoding RNA polymerase sigma factor, whose translation MDDDLPLLEAIRSGDEAALETLMERHQTPLFYFVLRSTGDETTAREIVQETFVRTYFKASSFRPRSRVKTWIYSIALNLCRDAGRKRSRQPAFLSLDQPVSDGQPAFDIPDRNLHPAPEQAALSEELDQLREAITRLPEKLRSPLVLCLLEGRPQKEVAEILSTTPKTIELRIRRAKKRLERSLSRLSERAR comes from the coding sequence GTGGACGACGATCTTCCTCTGCTTGAAGCCATCCGATCCGGTGACGAGGCCGCCCTCGAAACCCTGATGGAGCGTCACCAGACGCCTCTCTTTTATTTCGTCCTGCGTTCGACCGGCGACGAAACGACCGCCCGTGAGATCGTTCAGGAGACCTTCGTCCGAACCTACTTCAAGGCTTCCTCCTTTCGTCCCCGGTCAAGAGTCAAGACCTGGATCTATTCCATCGCCCTGAACCTGTGCCGGGATGCCGGCCGCAAACGGTCCCGCCAACCGGCATTCCTCTCGCTCGATCAACCGGTTTCCGACGGCCAACCGGCCTTCGACATCCCCGACCGGAATCTCCATCCGGCTCCCGAACAGGCCGCCCTTTCGGAGGAACTGGATCAACTGCGGGAAGCGATCACCCGGTTGCCTGAGAAGCTGCGGAGTCCTCTCGTCCTCTGCCTGTTAGAGGGGCGCCCGCAGAAGGAGGTCGCAGAAATCCTCTCAACCACGCCCAAGACCATCGAACTGCGCATCCGCCGGGCGAAGAAGCGCCTCGAGCGAAGCCTGTCCCGTCTGTCAGAGCGCGCCCGCTGA
- a CDS encoding copper-translocating P-type ATPase — MAEPAPSETTTALSTEPVYMGLPSEAVLRPRFYLALALTLPVFALAMGPMIPGLDLDSWINPHLSPWIQFILTTPVFFWCGWFFIRRFVRSTLERDTNMFTLIIPGIGAAYFYSAFAVIFPDWLPDALADDGHPPLYFEATAMIVTIVLIGQILEQRTHARTEEAIRSLVQLAPRTATRIAANGAEEDVAIDRILRGDRLRVRPGETVPVDGTIEEGGSALDESMITGESVPIDKSRGDPVLGGTGNTQGAFIMRAERVGSETILARIIELVKTAQETEPPIQRLADRVSGIFVPVVLAISVLTFITWYAIGPEPSFTYALVNAVAVLVIACPCALGLATPVSIVTGIGRGAQAGILVRDAEALERLQSVNTILLDKTGTLTEGRPGVDSLHPVNGISEETLLSAAAAAELGSEHPLARALVREARNRDLQLTPADQFEAVTGGGVRATTGPDSARVGRPDFVINDAGVDPGQAAALIDTIDPAGKTIILVARNHELLGAIALTDRIRETAESAVRELHRLGIRVGMVTGDNQGTADAVARALGIDLVHANVRPEDKQRIVREHAERGELTAFCGDGINDAPALAAAHVGIAMGTGTDVAIDSAGLILVKGDLQALVRAVHLSRAVLRNIKQNLFFAFCYNSLGIPVAAGLLYPIHGILLNPMIAGVAMALSSISVVSNALRLKSLKL; from the coding sequence ATGGCCGAACCCGCGCCGTCTGAAACGACCACCGCTCTCTCGACGGAACCGGTCTATATGGGCCTGCCGTCCGAAGCCGTCCTTCGTCCCCGGTTCTACCTGGCGCTGGCCCTCACCCTTCCCGTCTTCGCCCTCGCCATGGGCCCGATGATTCCCGGACTCGACCTCGATTCATGGATCAACCCGCATCTTTCACCCTGGATCCAGTTCATCCTGACCACCCCCGTCTTTTTCTGGTGCGGCTGGTTTTTCATCCGCCGCTTTGTCCGTTCGACCCTCGAACGAGACACCAATATGTTTACCCTGATCATTCCGGGGATCGGGGCAGCCTACTTCTACAGCGCCTTCGCCGTCATCTTTCCCGACTGGCTTCCCGATGCGCTGGCCGACGACGGCCATCCCCCGCTCTATTTCGAAGCGACCGCGATGATCGTGACCATCGTCCTGATCGGACAGATTCTCGAACAGCGCACCCACGCACGAACCGAAGAGGCCATCCGGTCGCTTGTCCAACTGGCGCCGCGCACCGCAACCCGAATTGCGGCCAACGGCGCGGAGGAGGATGTCGCGATTGATCGGATCCTGCGGGGAGACCGGCTCCGGGTTCGCCCCGGAGAGACGGTTCCCGTCGACGGGACGATTGAGGAAGGCGGCAGCGCGCTGGACGAATCCATGATCACCGGCGAGTCCGTTCCCATCGACAAGAGCCGCGGAGATCCCGTGCTCGGCGGGACAGGAAACACTCAGGGCGCCTTCATCATGCGGGCTGAACGGGTCGGATCCGAGACTATCCTTGCCCGGATCATCGAACTGGTCAAGACCGCCCAGGAAACCGAACCGCCCATCCAGCGTCTGGCCGATCGCGTCTCCGGCATCTTCGTGCCCGTCGTCCTCGCCATCAGCGTTCTCACCTTCATCACATGGTATGCGATCGGACCCGAGCCCTCCTTCACCTATGCGCTGGTCAATGCGGTCGCCGTCCTCGTCATCGCCTGTCCCTGCGCCCTCGGCCTGGCGACCCCGGTCTCGATCGTGACCGGGATCGGACGAGGCGCCCAGGCCGGTATTCTTGTCCGCGACGCCGAGGCCCTTGAACGCCTCCAATCGGTCAATACGATTCTCCTCGACAAGACCGGAACCCTGACCGAAGGAAGGCCGGGCGTGGATAGTCTTCATCCCGTCAACGGGATCAGCGAAGAGACCCTCCTGAGCGCCGCCGCCGCCGCCGAACTCGGAAGCGAACATCCCCTTGCCCGCGCCCTGGTCCGGGAAGCCCGCAATCGTGACCTCCAACTGACCCCGGCGGATCAATTCGAAGCGGTCACGGGAGGCGGAGTTCGCGCGACCACCGGTCCGGACTCGGCCCGGGTGGGACGGCCGGACTTTGTGATCAATGATGCCGGAGTTGATCCAGGTCAGGCGGCCGCGCTCATCGATACGATCGACCCGGCCGGCAAAACCATCATCCTGGTGGCACGCAATCATGAACTCCTCGGGGCGATAGCCCTGACGGATCGGATACGCGAGACCGCGGAATCAGCCGTCCGAGAGCTTCACCGGCTCGGAATCCGGGTCGGCATGGTCACCGGCGACAACCAGGGTACGGCCGATGCCGTGGCCAGGGCGCTTGGCATTGATCTTGTTCATGCGAACGTCCGACCGGAGGACAAGCAGCGGATTGTCCGTGAGCACGCCGAGCGGGGGGAATTGACCGCGTTCTGCGGTGACGGGATCAATGATGCACCGGCTCTCGCGGCCGCCCATGTCGGGATCGCCATGGGAACCGGAACCGATGTGGCCATCGACAGTGCCGGACTCATCCTGGTCAAGGGTGACCTCCAGGCCCTCGTCCGGGCCGTTCATCTGAGCCGGGCCGTTCTCCGCAACATCAAGCAGAATCTCTTTTTCGCCTTCTGCTACAACAGCCTGGGAATTCCGGTGGCCGCCGGTCTGCTCTATCCAATCCACGGCATCCTGCTCAACCCGATGATCGCCGGAGTCGCCATGGCCCTGAGCTCGATCTCCGTCGTCTCCAACGCCCTCAGGCTCAAATCGCTCAAACTCTGA
- a CDS encoding efflux RND transporter permease subunit: protein MSSDPHPSLIDRLIRFCLENILVVVLATTVLVLWGLMVAPFDWEFEHLPRDPVPVDAIPDIGENQQIVFTEWTGRSPQDIEDQITYPLTTALLGLPEVRTVRSYSMFGFSSIYIIFKEDSEFYWTRSRILEKLNSLPGETLPEGVQPRLGPDATALGQVFWYTLEGRNPDGESTGGWGLDELRSTQDWLVRHALQGVDGVAEVASIGGFVREYQIDVDPDALRTYGIALADVFNAVRGSNLDVGARTIEVNRVEYVIRGLGFIRNLDDLRQTVITQRDNVPITLDRVATVGFGPALRRGALDKAGAEAVGGVVVTRYGENPLAVIKRVKAKIAEISAGLPRKTLEDGTISQVTIQPFYDRTGLIHETLGTLEDAVRQQILVTIIVVIVMVMHLRSASLISGVLPLAVLFAFVGMRLLHVDANVVALSGIAIAIGTIVDMGVVLVENILRHLEKASPEENRLEVVHRACSEVGGAVLTAVLTTVVSFLPVFTMEAAEGKLFRPLAYTKTFALIGSVIVALTVIPPLAHWILAGQWRARWSRTGLWVGVASAGILGPIFVPAFPGWLGAVFIGVAAFHLFGAVIPKPARRIVHIAFNLIVAVIVALWLAADWKPLGPEARLGNIFFVFLTGGGLLGFFLALTRYYGRILTVILRRKSLFLLINGLIVLSGFRSGWVGTLFGWMPEWLRQTRPFVAMAHLVPAWARNSCRIWMRDHFS from the coding sequence ATGTCTTCCGATCCGCATCCATCCCTGATCGACCGATTGATCCGGTTCTGCCTGGAGAACATACTGGTCGTGGTTCTCGCGACGACCGTCTTGGTCCTCTGGGGTCTGATGGTCGCTCCTTTCGATTGGGAGTTTGAACACCTGCCACGCGATCCGGTCCCGGTGGACGCCATCCCGGATATCGGAGAGAATCAGCAGATCGTCTTCACCGAATGGACCGGGCGCTCGCCCCAGGACATCGAGGACCAGATCACCTATCCGCTGACGACGGCGCTTCTCGGCCTCCCGGAGGTCAGGACGGTCCGCAGCTACTCGATGTTCGGGTTTTCCTCGATCTATATCATCTTCAAGGAGGATTCCGAGTTTTACTGGACCCGCAGCCGCATCCTCGAGAAGCTCAACAGTCTGCCGGGCGAAACCCTTCCGGAGGGGGTGCAACCCCGGTTGGGGCCGGATGCGACGGCTTTGGGGCAGGTTTTCTGGTACACGCTCGAGGGCAGGAATCCCGACGGCGAATCGACCGGAGGGTGGGGCCTGGACGAACTGAGGAGCACCCAGGACTGGCTTGTGCGTCATGCGCTCCAGGGAGTCGACGGGGTGGCGGAGGTCGCCTCAATCGGTGGTTTCGTCAGGGAATACCAGATCGATGTCGATCCCGATGCGCTCCGGACCTATGGAATCGCGTTGGCGGATGTCTTCAATGCGGTTCGGGGAAGCAATCTGGACGTGGGGGCGCGAACGATCGAGGTCAACCGGGTTGAATATGTCATCCGGGGGCTGGGCTTCATCCGCAACCTGGATGACCTCCGACAGACCGTCATCACTCAGCGCGACAATGTCCCGATAACCCTGGATCGGGTGGCCACGGTCGGGTTCGGTCCGGCCCTGCGGCGCGGAGCGCTCGACAAAGCCGGAGCCGAGGCGGTTGGCGGGGTGGTTGTCACCCGCTACGGCGAGAACCCGCTGGCGGTGATCAAGCGGGTGAAGGCAAAGATTGCGGAGATCTCGGCCGGATTGCCCCGCAAGACCCTGGAGGACGGCACGATCAGTCAGGTCACGATCCAACCGTTCTACGACCGGACCGGGCTCATCCATGAAACGCTGGGAACCCTCGAGGATGCGGTTCGTCAGCAGATTCTGGTGACAATCATCGTGGTCATCGTGATGGTCATGCATCTGCGGAGTGCCTCCCTCATATCGGGGGTCCTGCCCCTGGCGGTTCTCTTTGCCTTCGTCGGCATGCGCCTGCTGCACGTGGATGCCAATGTGGTTGCGCTTTCCGGTATCGCCATCGCGATCGGGACGATCGTCGACATGGGGGTGGTCCTGGTCGAGAACATCCTCAGGCATCTCGAAAAGGCATCCCCCGAAGAGAATCGGCTCGAGGTTGTCCATCGGGCCTGTTCCGAAGTGGGAGGGGCCGTCCTGACCGCCGTCCTGACGACGGTCGTCAGTTTTCTCCCCGTCTTCACGATGGAGGCGGCCGAGGGGAAACTCTTCCGTCCGCTCGCCTATACCAAGACCTTTGCGCTGATCGGGTCGGTCATCGTGGCCTTGACCGTCATCCCGCCGCTCGCCCACTGGATCCTGGCGGGACAATGGCGCGCGCGATGGTCGAGAACCGGTCTCTGGGTCGGGGTGGCCTCGGCGGGCATCCTTGGCCCGATCTTCGTTCCCGCTTTTCCGGGATGGCTGGGCGCTGTGTTCATCGGCGTGGCGGCCTTCCATCTTTTCGGTGCGGTCATCCCGAAGCCGGCGCGCCGGATCGTCCATATCGCCTTCAATCTGATTGTCGCGGTAATCGTTGCCCTCTGGTTGGCGGCCGATTGGAAACCGCTTGGACCGGAAGCCCGACTCGGCAATATCTTCTTCGTTTTTCTCACGGGCGGCGGTCTGCTCGGCTTCTTCCTTGCCCTCACCCGCTACTATGGCCGGATCCTCACGGTCATCCTGCGGAGGAAGTCGCTGTTTCTGTTGATCAACGGCCTGATCGTCCTTTCGGGATTTCGGTCTGGCTGGGTGGGGACTCTCTTTGGTTGGATGCCAGAATGGCTGCGGCAAACCCGGCCGTTCGTGGCGATGGCCCATCTGGTCCCGGCCTGGGCAAGGAATTCATGCCGGATCTGGATGAGGGATCATTTCTCCTGA
- a CDS encoding periplasmic heavy metal sensor, translating into MKPTVLFFIVVTGVAAISAIATRQWVERKPPTAESVHDWLHAQLDLTKEQSDVLEQIEESYAKEERPLREAYAAANRDLAALIREEGAYTPKVALAVEHVHHQMGELQKLSIEHLFTMASVLDPSQKEKLIHYAELALTEFH; encoded by the coding sequence ATGAAACCAACCGTTTTGTTTTTCATCGTGGTCACCGGGGTCGCAGCCATTTCGGCCATCGCGACCCGCCAATGGGTCGAGCGGAAACCACCGACGGCCGAATCGGTTCATGACTGGCTCCACGCCCAACTGGACCTGACCAAAGAGCAAAGTGATGTCCTCGAGCAGATCGAGGAAAGCTACGCAAAGGAGGAAAGGCCGTTGCGGGAGGCCTATGCTGCTGCGAATCGCGACCTGGCGGCCCTGATCCGTGAGGAAGGTGCCTACACTCCGAAGGTGGCCCTGGCGGTCGAACACGTTCACCATCAGATGGGGGAATTGCAGAAGCTCTCGATCGAGCACCTGTTCACGATGGCATCCGTGCTCGATCCCTCACAAAAGGAGAAGCTCATTCACTATGCGGAGCTGGCTTTGACCGAGTTCCATTGA
- a CDS encoding tetratricopeptide repeat protein produces the protein MESPGTIGGHGFRPSGGWFRLAGKALLLGLAGLSCSAAVVDDRPEVPIRLEMERLVSLMETDPVEAMTLGLSLLESPSAGDPAIEAALRLQIAALAREQGDLSRARLEASRARELAESIDDSQLTASALNEMVGVLLGEGQVEGALRLAEDSLSIRRSLGDQSEIAKTLNNIGLIHSQTGQYAQALAYYLESLRLKEEIGDDQSAAGTLNNLAIVRFEMGDYGKSVADLERARAIYEKSGELPGLADVLDNLGRAKREQGELDEALRLHLASLELERQMARPEGIAVSLAHAGLVYNRLGRHEEALRFSEEALAINRSLGLPRGLAFSLLHLGIAQFRLGNLEAASDALNEGIDQALRAGDRGLLRELHGNLSEVQANQGLFAEAYASLQESRRIEQLIASREIGNRMAELEASYKFDRKEQEIEMLQLERELQQLTIERSEQQIALLAQENRMNQLGRNSLIGAFVAVCIVLMVLQSQYRLKRGTEQALREKNAEIVRQKEMVEAQGRKIGEANRELHLTNMKLRELSRAVEQSPTGVLITDRDGAITYVNPRFTEVSGFTLDDIRGANPRIFQSGHHGRDFYKRLWSTILTGRVWRGCFVNCRKDGSLYQEEATISPVINEVGEIVNFVAVMEYHPLGDGDGDGDGGKPSVIDDRANSESETRPVRSVAGPLGRRVVGVVDLPVNRKVLEHLLNALNCTVSFVRDEDELEKAMAGKSFDLLVLDPDAKRRNISDWIGTVRGFDQGTSLPIICIVDDDHESGERPAEAGADGVLVRPVSLSALREELDRCGKIGRS, from the coding sequence ATGGAAAGTCCGGGCACGATCGGCGGTCATGGTTTCCGACCCAGCGGGGGGTGGTTTCGTCTTGCAGGGAAGGCGCTGCTGTTGGGCCTGGCTGGTCTGTCGTGTTCCGCGGCTGTCGTGGACGACCGGCCGGAGGTTCCCATCCGCTTGGAAATGGAGCGGCTCGTCTCCCTGATGGAGACCGATCCCGTCGAGGCCATGACACTCGGGTTGTCATTGCTTGAGTCGCCGTCCGCGGGGGATCCGGCGATCGAGGCCGCCCTGCGTCTCCAGATCGCGGCTCTGGCCAGGGAACAAGGCGACCTTTCCCGGGCCAGGCTCGAGGCGAGCCGGGCACGGGAATTGGCCGAGTCCATCGATGATTCGCAACTTACTGCATCGGCTCTGAACGAAATGGTCGGGGTCCTGCTGGGCGAGGGACAGGTCGAGGGAGCACTCCGATTGGCCGAAGACTCACTGAGCATCCGAAGAAGCCTGGGGGATCAGTCGGAGATCGCAAAGACCTTGAACAATATCGGCCTGATTCACTCCCAGACCGGGCAGTATGCGCAGGCATTGGCCTACTATCTGGAAAGCCTTCGATTGAAGGAGGAGATCGGCGACGACCAATCGGCAGCCGGCACCCTGAACAACCTGGCGATTGTCCGCTTTGAAATGGGCGACTATGGGAAGTCGGTGGCGGATCTCGAGAGAGCGCGGGCGATCTACGAGAAGTCGGGAGAGCTTCCGGGTCTGGCCGATGTCCTCGACAATCTTGGCCGGGCCAAGCGCGAGCAGGGGGAACTGGATGAAGCGCTTCGGCTTCACCTCGCATCGCTCGAGCTTGAACGGCAGATGGCCCGGCCCGAAGGGATCGCCGTCTCACTCGCCCATGCCGGGCTTGTCTACAACCGGCTGGGGCGGCACGAGGAGGCACTGCGTTTCAGCGAAGAGGCACTCGCCATCAACCGATCTCTCGGCCTGCCGCGGGGGCTGGCATTCTCGCTTCTGCATCTCGGGATCGCTCAATTCCGCCTTGGGAATCTTGAAGCGGCCTCGGACGCCCTGAACGAAGGGATTGATCAGGCGTTACGGGCCGGAGACCGGGGATTGCTCCGGGAGCTCCATGGGAACCTTTCCGAAGTCCAGGCGAACCAGGGGCTCTTCGCCGAAGCCTATGCCTCTCTGCAGGAATCCCGGCGGATTGAGCAGTTGATTGCCAGCCGCGAAATCGGGAATCGGATGGCTGAGCTGGAGGCGAGCTACAAGTTCGACCGGAAGGAACAGGAAATCGAGATGCTCCAACTGGAGCGTGAACTGCAACAGCTGACGATCGAACGCAGTGAACAACAGATCGCCCTGCTCGCCCAGGAGAACCGCATGAACCAACTGGGCCGGAATTCGTTGATCGGTGCCTTCGTCGCGGTGTGCATCGTCCTGATGGTTCTGCAGAGTCAGTATCGTCTGAAGCGTGGTACTGAACAGGCCTTGCGGGAGAAAAACGCCGAGATCGTCCGCCAGAAGGAGATGGTCGAGGCGCAGGGTCGAAAGATCGGTGAAGCGAATCGGGAACTTCACCTGACCAACATGAAATTGCGGGAACTTTCGCGGGCGGTCGAGCAGAGCCCGACTGGCGTTCTCATCACGGATCGGGACGGAGCCATCACCTACGTCAATCCTCGGTTTACCGAGGTGAGCGGTTTCACTCTCGATGATATCAGGGGCGCAAATCCCAGGATCTTTCAATCCGGGCATCACGGCCGTGACTTCTACAAACGTCTCTGGAGCACCATTCTGACCGGACGGGTCTGGCGGGGGTGCTTTGTCAATTGCCGCAAGGATGGCTCCCTTTATCAGGAGGAGGCCACCATCTCCCCCGTCATCAATGAAGTCGGGGAAATCGTCAACTTCGTCGCCGTGATGGAGTACCATCCCCTTGGCGATGGCGATGGCGATGGCGATGGTGGGAAGCCCTCGGTCATTGATGACCGGGCCAACTCCGAATCTGAAACCCGCCCGGTCCGTTCCGTCGCCGGGCCGCTTGGGAGGCGGGTTGTCGGGGTGGTGGACCTGCCGGTCAATCGAAAGGTTCTTGAGCACCTGCTCAACGCACTGAACTGCACGGTTTCGTTTGTTCGCGATGAAGATGAGCTGGAGAAAGCGATGGCCGGTAAGTCATTCGATCTGCTGGTTCTTGACCCGGATGCGAAGCGACGGAATATCTCCGATTGGATCGGCACGGTCCGTGGGTTCGATCAGGGAACATCCTTGCCGATCATCTGTATCGTCGACGACGATCACGAATCGGGTGAACGCCCGGCGGAGGCCGGAGCGGATGGTGTTCTCGTCCGACCCGTCAGCCTGTCGGCCCTCCGTGAGGAGCTCGACCGGTGCGGCAAGATCGGACGGTCCTGA
- a CDS encoding efflux RND transporter permease subunit, with amino-acid sequence MPTTMPHASIGEVMDVVTKLDIAINAIPEVEMAVGKLGRADSPLDPAPISMIETIITCKSEFLTDDDGRIRTFAYDGETDEFRRDAAGNLVPDRHGKPFRQWRDGIRSKDDIWDEIIKAARVPGTTSAPKLQPIGARIVMLQSGMRAPTGLKVFGPDLATIEEVALEIEGFLKEVPSIRADAVLADRIVGKPYLQIEIDRDAIARFGIKIRTVQEVIEVAIGGKPITQTVEGRARYPVRVRYPRELRDTPEAIGAILVSAPDGTQIPLRELSNIEYLRGPQVIKSEDTFLVGYVIFDKMPGYAEVNVVEEAQRHLQEKIQKGEFLMPGGVSYRFTGNYENQIRAEKKLRLILPVALCAIWLILYFQFRRITTTFLVFSGILFAWSGGFILLWLYGQPWFMDFDLFGRNLRSLFQMGTINLSVAVWVGFLALFGIATDDGVLVCTYLQQVFRDRKPDTIEEIRSATVEAGIRRVRPAVMTSSTTILALLPVLTSTGRGSDIMVPMAIPTFGGMFLAILTVFVVPVLYCGVEEIRIRFADTGRRRTL; translated from the coding sequence ATGCCCACGACCATGCCCCATGCCTCCATCGGCGAGGTCATGGATGTGGTCACGAAGCTGGATATCGCCATCAATGCCATCCCGGAGGTGGAGATGGCGGTCGGTAAGCTCGGGCGGGCCGACAGCCCGCTCGATCCCGCGCCGATCTCGATGATTGAGACGATCATCACCTGCAAATCGGAGTTCCTAACCGATGACGATGGTCGAATCCGGACTTTTGCCTACGATGGAGAGACGGACGAATTCCGGCGTGACGCCGCCGGAAATCTGGTTCCCGACCGGCACGGGAAACCGTTTCGGCAATGGCGCGATGGGATTCGCAGCAAAGACGATATCTGGGATGAGATCATCAAGGCGGCGCGGGTTCCGGGAACCACCTCCGCCCCGAAGCTGCAGCCGATTGGGGCGAGGATCGTCATGCTCCAGAGCGGGATGCGGGCTCCGACGGGTTTGAAGGTTTTCGGACCTGATCTGGCGACGATCGAAGAGGTCGCACTGGAGATCGAAGGTTTCCTCAAGGAGGTGCCGTCGATCCGGGCGGATGCGGTCCTCGCGGATCGAATCGTCGGGAAACCCTATCTGCAGATTGAGATCGACCGCGATGCCATCGCGCGCTTCGGGATCAAGATCCGGACGGTGCAGGAGGTCATCGAAGTAGCCATCGGCGGCAAACCGATCACGCAGACGGTCGAGGGACGCGCGCGCTATCCGGTCCGGGTGCGTTATCCCCGGGAATTACGGGACACTCCGGAAGCGATCGGGGCCATCCTGGTCAGCGCCCCGGACGGGACCCAGATTCCCTTGCGGGAACTGTCGAACATCGAGTACCTGCGGGGCCCCCAGGTCATCAAGAGCGAGGACACTTTTCTCGTCGGCTATGTCATCTTCGACAAGATGCCGGGGTATGCGGAAGTCAATGTGGTGGAAGAGGCGCAGCGTCATCTGCAGGAGAAGATCCAGAAGGGCGAATTCCTGATGCCCGGAGGAGTCAGTTACCGTTTCACCGGGAATTATGAGAACCAAATCCGGGCGGAGAAGAAGCTGCGACTCATCCTGCCGGTGGCTCTCTGCGCCATCTGGCTGATCCTCTATTTCCAGTTCAGGCGGATCACCACCACCTTTCTGGTTTTTTCCGGAATCCTTTTCGCCTGGTCGGGTGGATTCATCCTCCTCTGGCTCTATGGCCAGCCTTGGTTCATGGATTTTGATCTTTTCGGCCGGAACCTCCGTTCCCTTTTCCAGATGGGAACGATCAACCTGAGTGTGGCGGTATGGGTGGGTTTCCTCGCCCTCTTTGGCATTGCCACGGACGATGGCGTCCTCGTCTGCACCTATCTGCAGCAGGTCTTTCGCGATCGCAAACCCGACACGATCGAGGAGATTCGTTCGGCGACGGTTGAAGCGGGCATCCGACGGGTCAGGCCGGCCGTGATGACCAGCTCGACCACGATTCTCGCCCTCCTGCCGGTGTTGACCTCGACCGGACGCGGCTCGGACATCATGGTGCCGATGGCCATACCGACCTTCGGCGGCATGTTTCTGGCCATCCTGACCGTCTTCGTTGTCCCGGTCCTCTACTGCGGGGTGGAAGAGATCAGGATCCGATTTGCGGATACGGGACGCCGGAGAACCCTTTGA
- a CDS encoding response regulator transcription factor, protein MLSSENATTNPSRWNLLVAEDHLMVREGLIALLEQDKRIVVVARASSASEVKQQLRRHPVDLLLLDLMLGDSDGVTLIKDLLGEFAGLRVLVISAHNDPLFAERSLKAGALGFITKDEPANSIFSAIESVMDGRFAMTENLAASILKRRLKSPSQGGELDISSLSDRELHVFTLLGKGLTSRKISVQLKVSIKTVDAHREHIKSKLMIEDSAHLVRHAVLWVQQQEPSRSAAYSRASRGH, encoded by the coding sequence ATGCTCAGTTCAGAAAACGCGACAACGAACCCCTCCCGCTGGAATCTGCTCGTGGCGGAAGATCACCTGATGGTTCGCGAGGGCTTGATCGCCCTTCTTGAACAAGACAAACGGATCGTGGTGGTCGCTCGTGCCTCTTCAGCCTCCGAGGTCAAACAGCAGCTGCGCCGGCACCCCGTTGATCTCCTTCTCCTTGATCTGATGCTCGGTGACTCGGACGGTGTCACCCTGATCAAGGACCTCCTCGGCGAGTTCGCGGGCCTCCGCGTTCTCGTCATTTCGGCCCATAATGATCCTCTCTTTGCCGAGCGCTCGCTCAAGGCCGGAGCCCTCGGCTTCATCACCAAGGACGAGCCGGCGAACTCCATCTTCAGCGCAATCGAATCGGTCATGGATGGACGTTTTGCCATGACCGAAAATCTGGCCGCCTCCATCCTGAAGCGACGGCTGAAGAGCCCTTCGCAAGGCGGTGAGTTGGATATCTCAAGCCTCTCGGATCGCGAACTCCACGTGTTCACTCTGCTTGGGAAGGGCCTGACCAGCCGGAAGATCTCCGTCCAGCTCAAGGTCAGCATCAAGACGGTCGACGCCCATCGCGAGCATATCAAGAGCAAGCTGATGATCGAGGACTCGGCCCATCTCGTCCGTCACGCCGTCCTCTGGGTCCAGCAACAGGAGCCCTCTCGATCCGCCGCCTACTCACGGGCTTCCCGAGGGCATTGA